DNA from Vicia villosa cultivar HV-30 ecotype Madison, WI unplaced genomic scaffold, Vvil1.0 ctg.000058F_1_1, whole genome shotgun sequence:
CCTCCTTAATCATTAGTACACATATGTACGTTTAATGTGTGGTATTTTATGACACGCATTACCATTATTTCCGTTCGATTACTTATGTTGAATGTTATACATAATGTTAAATATGTTTATTCAATAATTCTTGtctatttatttgagattaatTATGAATACTATGATGAGACAATGTATGGAATATGTTGATATCTTCCTGGACCATGGGGTCCGTGGAATAGTCCGATGATGTTATCAAAGGTCGCGctcctgagctaccgttgcagtgtgcttgtgagggtcgcgTGGCATTTTACTCAcatggcgttaacacacttgtgtgcttggtatggtgggttTATGTAGCCACGTAGGCTAATACataatcggtaactcacctctagtgaggTTAAGTAGACTAACACTAGGCTTTCTCCCGATGGGCTCACGCGTCAAGGTGgaggtttgtactcggcgtaacccaCTTGCATGAAcaaggttaatgggacaatgacgccaattaggaaAAAGTTATCTCGCGGCCAATTCGGCTCGTGCGAACCCAATTAACCATCTTGCAGTGAGCTTGTGcaagtcccttgacaataggcatgtgtgaactcatcgagggtgcgttcattctataatctagccgaggtcTATTACACTTCtagattccccgtacatgggtaagGGTTTAGCATACTTGTTTGTTGAGATACTTGTGTATTTGTATTAgatgagtccaatggtggatgaATCTTTTGTTTactccgtatttgtaccggatgtgaggataacccgAGTCTATGGTGGATTCATTTATTTATACGTAcaccctttagatccgagtgaactaataggataggtggactcactgagatttagtaatctcatcccattccaattctatcttttcaggtggttcgaggcaagatcgtgGCAAAGGCAAGGCGGACTAGTCCTCTGACATTATTGCTAGATATTATCTTTTGTTCATATTTCGTGCTTTTTAGTACCTTGCTGGATATTGTACTATTTTGAATGTATtattattttggccatgatacattcggaaTTTGTACCTTGTACTTATGATGTACTATTATCTTTTCGCTGCGACGTTATGTATTCGTTGTCTTTATGaaaccatatttaatactttatgcatattattctagacatatatgtatggggtgttatagttggtatcagagcaggtcgattctcggctttgCTAAAAGACATGtcataatgcagtacaattctgcctcatatgtgtatagcCGGCATGATTCCGTATGTCTTACATATGGCATtcagcctgatcaacttaattccGTGTGTAGGACAAACAGGGAGATGGACGAGCAAcacagaggtcccggaaggcccagaactAGGAATGTGGAGCCCGAGCAAGAAGCTGGAAATAAAGGCATACCTTGCCAGCAAATAATGCAATAGCAGAAtcagatgatgatgcagatgatgcAGGGTATGCAAGGACAACAACATCCTGCTCCATATCCTGTTACACAAGCTCCAACAGGGCCAAACTTTCGTGCTTTCTTCATAATGGATACTCCAGAGTTTGCAGGTGGCTTAGACCCGGTGGTAGCTCATGATTGGTTGGCCAGTATGGAGAGGATATTCCAGGCAATCCAGtgtaatgaagaagagaaagtgatATTTACTACGCAAAAGATGAAAGGACCGACTCTTATATGGTGGAATACCGTATCCACCTATTTCACTACCCAGGAGATTCCTAAGGACTGGCATCATTTCAAGGCGGCATTTCTGGAGAAGTATTTTCCTAACAGTGTTCGGACCCAAAGAGAAACAGAGTTCCATAACTTCAAGCAAGGAAACTTGTGTGTTTTTGAGTGTGGTGAGAAGTTTGAAGACATGGCTGATTACTCACGACAGGTTGTTTATGCTCCTGATGAGTTATGGAAGATTTATCAATTCTTGATGGGTTTGAGGGCCGGCATTTCTCAcagtgtgtcccagagggagttcactgCATATGCTGAATGTTTGAGGCAATGCTATGTTGTGGAGAACACCTTGAAGAGGGTTCAAGAAGAGAGGAACCAAAATAGGACTAATTTTAGAGACAAATGGAGATTTACCCAGCACTTGAAGCCCCGTAGTTCTCCATCAAAGAAGAAGCAAGGATATGGTGACCAATCGGCTCCACCTCCTTATTGTCACAAGTGCAAGAAGAGACATACCGGGGAGTGCAAACCCACTTCTATTACTTGTTACGAATGTGGCGAGTAGGGTCACATATCTCCGCACTGTCCTAGAAAGAAGGCTCCTAAGAAGACTGCCGATTGCGTGTACACCTTAGATGCAAGGAAGGCAAAAGGGAACAACAATCttattgcgggtacgtgttatgtAAATAACCAACCTTATAtgttttagttgattgtggatCTACTCATTCCTTTATTTCTACCGAGTTTGTTTTTCGACTTGGTTTGGAAGTCACTCCATTACCCGATCATATGATCATTTCTTCGGCGACAGATGATAGAGTGGAAGCCCGACTGATTTGTAAAGATTGTTCAATATCTTTTAATGGACGTGATTTTCCGATCGATCTAATTTGTTTACCTCTCAAGAGACTCGATGTCATTCTGGGGATGGATTGGTTATCTCTTAATTCAATGTATATTGGTTGTAAGGAAAAGACCATATTCGTTCCTGCTGAAGAGACTTCTTCcgatgatgcaattaccaagttgatagaaggtacgACCAGCGCAGTCAATTATCTCTTTTCCCAAGAAAGAtattttcttttagttctttccaaGGAACCTTCTGTAAGAGTGGTATTGTCTGAGATCCTTGTGGTGTGCGAATTTCCTGATGTgtttcctgaggatatcacttctcttcctccggaaagggaagcggAATTCTCAATTGATCTTGTTCTTGGTACTGccccagtttccatcactccTTATAGGATATCTCCTATTTAactcagagaattgaagagcCAGTTGGAAGAACTTCTATCTAAGCATTTTATTCAgcctagtgtttctccatggggagctcttgttcttttggtaaagaagaaagacggaagtatgcgcttgtgcatcgattatcgtcagctgaataaagttaccatAAAGAAAAAATATCCCTTGCCACGaattgatgacctcctagatcagttgaaaggagccagtgtgttctcgaagattgatctcaGGCCGGGATATCATTTGATTCGGGtaaagagctcagatgtgcctaagactgcattcaggactcggtatggtcattatgagtttttagttatgccttttggCGTGACTAATGCCCCAGCggttttcatggattacatgaatcgaaTTTTCCAACCATACCTAGATCATTTTGTAGtgatcttcattgatgacatcTTGGTGTATTCTCGTTCTCCTGAAGAACATGAAGAGCATTTGCGGATTGTGTTGTCTACTCTCCGAGAGAAACATTTGTACACAAAGTTcagtaagtgtgaattttggctatcctatttaattatttttagaataATAGTAATGTTATGGGTTAAAATAGAACTAAATGGAAAAGTGGATATTAAGACTTAGTTGAAGGACAATTAAGACATTTCATTTGGTCACAAGTCTTAAGGCTTGTTTGGTCCCTCACTTGTTCCAAAAGAGATTCTTGGAGagggagagaaagaaagaagcaTGAAAGGAGAAAGGAGAGGGAAGAGACCAACCAAGTCAACCATTGCATGCACCCTGATCAAGCTCAATCCATCTTTAATATTTGATTTCGCAACCCTTCTTCAACCTAAGGTAAGTCCTTTAGATAGAAAATGGGGTTTTTATCCATTTGGGATTTTTGGGGTCTAGGGATTTGAGAAAGAATGCATGAAATCCTTGCTAATAACATGTTATAGTGTTAAAATGTGTTTACCCATGTTATATTTTGGTCGTATACATCCTTATTTCGTACATGCAGGTGAATTCAAGGGGTTAAAGTACCCCATGGAAGAACTGGTGAACTCTGCATTTTTCTGCATCTGTggtggtccgctaagcggactaagGTCGCTTAGCGGATACTGATTTCTTTTCTAGAAAATCGCGAATCTGCTAAGCAGATGTGAGGCTACTAAGCAGAGGAACAGTTGAGGCTCGCCACTAGAAAGCGCGCTAGCAGCCCGCTAAGTAGACCGTGCTGAgcagaattttattcttctttccCCTGAGAGCAGTTTTGGTTTCTAATCGTAACCAATCTCCTCCTTAATCATTAGTACACATATGTACGTTTAATGTGTGGTATTTTATGACACGCATTACCATTATTTCCGTTCGATTACTTATGTTGAATGTTATACATAATGTTAAATATGTTTATTCAATAATTCTTGtctatttatttgagattaatTATGAATACTATGATGAGACAATGTATGGAATATGTTGATATCTTCCTGGACCATGGGGTCCGTGGAATAGTCCGATGATGTTATCAAAGGTCGCGctcctgagctaccgttgcagtgtgcttgtgagggtcgcgTGGCATTTTACTCAcatggcgttaacacacttgtgtgcttggtatggtgggttTATGTAGCCACGTAGGCTAATACataatcggtaactcacctctagtgaggTTAAGTAGACTAACACTAGGCTTTCTCCCGATGGGCTCACGCGTCAAGGTGgaggtttgtactcggcgtaacccaCTTGCATGAAcaaggttaatgggacaatgacgccaattaggaaAAAGTTATCTCGCGGCCAATTCGGCTCGTGCGAACCCAATTAACCGTCTTGCAGTGAGCTTGTGcaagtcccttgacaataggcatgtGTGAACTCATCGAGGTTGCGTTCATtctataatctagccgaggtcTATTACACTTCtagattccccgtacatgggtaagGGTTTAGCATACTTGTTTGTTGAGATACTTGTGTATTTGTATTAgatgagtccaatggtggatgaATCTTTTGTTTactccgtatttgtaccggatgtgaggataacccgAGTCTATGGTGGATTCATTTATTTATACGTAcaccctttagatccgagtgaactaataggataggtggactcactgagatttagtaatctcatcccattccaattctatcttttcaggtggttcgaggcaagatcgtgGCAAAGGCAAGGCGGACTAGTCCTCTGACATTATTGCTAGATATTATCTTTTGTTCATATTTCGTGCTTTTTAGTACCTTGCTGGATATTGTACTATTTTGAATGTGTtattattttggccatgatacattcggaaTTTGTACCTTGTACTTATGATGTACTATTATCTTTTCGCTGCGACGTTATGTATTCGTTGTCTTTATGaaaccatatttaatactttatgcatattattctagacatatatgtatggggtgttatagttggtatcagagcaggtcgattctcggctttgCTAAAAGACATGtcataatgcagtacaattctgcctcatatgtgtatagcCGGCATGATTCCGTATGTCTTACATATGGCATtcagcctgatcaacttaattccGTGTGTAGGACAAACAGGGAGATGGACGAGCAAcacagaggtcccggaaggcccagaactAGGAATGTGGAGCCCGAGCAAGAAGCTGGAAATAAAGGCATACCTTGCCAGCAAATAATGCAATAGCAGAAtcagatgatgatgcagatgatgcAGGGTATGCAAGGACAACAACATCCTGCTCCATATCCTGTTACACAAGCTCCAACAGGGCCAAACTTTCGTGCTTTCTTCATAATGGATACTCCAGAGTTTGCGGGTGGCTTAGACCCGGTGGTAGCTCATGATTGGTTGGCCAGTATGGAGAGGATATTCCAGGCAATCCAGtgtaatgaagaagagaaagtgatATTTACTACGCAAAAGATGAAAGGACCGACTCTTATATGGTGGAATACCGTATCCACCTATTTCACTACCCAGGAGATTCCTAAGGACTGGCATCATTTCAAGGCGGCATTTCTGGAGAAGTATTTTC
Protein-coding regions in this window:
- the LOC131623219 gene encoding uncharacterized protein LOC131623219 → MQGMQGQQHPAPYPVTQAPTGPNFRAFFIMDTPEFAGGLDPVVAHDWLASMERIFQAIQCNEEEKVIFTTQKMKGPTLIWWNTVSTYFTTQEIPKDWHHFKAAFLEKYFPNSVRTQRETEFHNFKQGNLCVFECGEKFEDMADYSRQVVYAPDELWKIYQFLMGLRAGISHSVSQREFTAYAECLRQCYVVENTLKRVQEERNQNRTNFRDKWRFTQHLKPRSSPSKKKQGYGDQSAPPPYCHKCKKRHTGECKPTSITCYECVDCGSTHSFISTEFVFRLGLEVTPLPDHMIISSATDDRVEARLICKDCSISFNGRDFPIDLICLPLKRLDVILGMDWLSLNSMYIGCKEKTIFVPAEETSSDDAITKLIEGTTSAVNYLFSQERYFLLVLSKEPSVRVVLSEILVVCEFPDVFPEDITSLPPEREAEFSIDLVLGTAPVSITPYRISPI